One Triticum dicoccoides isolate Atlit2015 ecotype Zavitan chromosome 5B, WEW_v2.0, whole genome shotgun sequence genomic window carries:
- the LOC119310804 gene encoding uncharacterized protein LOC119310804, protein MATEVLRPHNILQPQTQRIRAAHRRPSNPGTTRRSPPPPATAVSTTGRRHHGRPSSSSSSYGKVTSAAAPARRPAVEVYAGPAFSAASPEPSSLPLPQFPLQKPAAAVNDAATRDLRRMLRLE, encoded by the coding sequence ATGGCCACCGAGGTCCTCCGCCCGCACAACATCCTGCAGCCGCAGACGCAGAGGATCCGCGCCGCGCACCGGAGGCCCAGCAACCCCGGCACCACCAGGAGGTCTCCTCCTCCACCGGCCACGGCGGTCTCGACGACCGGCCGGAGACACCATggaaggccttcctcttcttcttcctcgtacgGGAAGGTGACGTCTGCGGCCGCTCCGGCGAGGCGCCCCGCGGTGGAAGTGTACGCCGGCCCGGCCTTCTCCGCCGCGTCCCCCGAGCCGAGCTCGCTGCCGCTGCCGCAGTTCCCGCTCCAGAAGCCCGCGGCCGCCGTCAACGACGCCGCCACGCGTGACCTCAGGCGCATGCTGCGCCTCGAGTAG